The sequence below is a genomic window from Humulus lupulus chromosome 3, drHumLupu1.1, whole genome shotgun sequence.
ggctatattaattaatcacaatcatgcacccaagatatacaattacgcccacaatggccaaattaccaaaataccctcacaataataaatcctcccatatgcatgcattcaccatcatataataatataagtcacgtaaacatgcatataatcattaaatactataataaatcaattatggtcctcctggcctcctaatcaaggtcctaaaccttattaggaaatttggggcattacaccaatGATTAGttgaatgtttatggaattaaaaatgaattTGGGGAGTTACTTGGGGTGTTAGAACCGTTTAAAGTGGGAAAAAGGGTTCAAAATTGGCTGAACACATCTCTTGCCGCAGCCGTGGCTCGctatcccccaggccgcggccacaggccattttcaactcaaaaatgtcatttttccaaaacgtcccaaatcctatctcacatgattttgtaagctccaaatacttaatgtgagttaaaaacatgtctccaacagccatatttcataatggctttgtgaaattcaatctcaaatgcataacatacaatctacacattattgggtaatatttgggagttacaaatttgtaactgattttgtaactccaaaatatgtcacattttggcacacacatgtgtctaattttgtgactctcaataatatgttacaaggtgtgacaaatcacattttttcacattatttaatctaacattatattatatgaaataatataacatttatttaattcttttatatataatattgtttatttatttaaaatttatgtgACAATCATAAAAGCTTAATAAAACTTagtaaacgtgcattgcacgttgatTGTAcctagtatatttatatatatgtgtgtgtgtgaggAGTACTAGTAACAACCTCTTATTTCAATATCTTAGTCATCCTCCACTCCCAAAAACACATGCTggagtaattttttttatggtggTGTTTGTTGTATTTACGACATTATTCTTgtaaagtttaaaaaaattatgaatagtttacagtgTCGAAAATAAAGTTTCCGATAATCCAGTTTACAACGCGTATtcgaaaaaaaatacaaatttatttttagtactataaactattttaaatttttcaaaaatttgcaGAAAGGATGTCGTAGCTACAACGAATGCCGTCATGAAAAAAAATACTCTATCATGTATTTTTAGTAATAAAAGTTGACTAAAAGTTAAGATAGGAGATTGACCGTAAGACTATGCATTTATAAACCAATGTAGTCTGATCTCCAACATCAGCAACACTAGACATCCTCTTCTACAAGAATAAgtttaatttttatgtatatgaaaGATATCTTTCCAAAAATGAATAACGACAAAATCTATACTTTATTAATCTTCGACAACTCATAGAATATTTTTCAAGTTCCCCAATGTCATGATGATAAACTCTATCAGAGTCATCTTCTACAACTTTAGTGACATTTtcgaaaaaaaaaaagtgttaaaaaaattaattgcaACGACAACTTGGTATTTTATATAAATTTGATGGAAAATTTGATCATGATTTAGTGATACCTAAGGACAAAGCAATCTATTCCAATAATAGCAAAAGACAAACCTAACATATCTATAATTGTAATAAGATAATTGGGACTTATAATTAAGTTGTAGGTTGAATTTGAATctgaaatgattttttttttaatttaagaaTTATGTTATAGTAACTAATTACCACATTTCTCAGTTTTAGAGTAATATTAGGCTATGTTTGcaacaaaattaaatataaaaaaaatgtgctGGTTACTTATTACATAATAGTAACTAGATACTAatgtttttaataataaaaaaatattcaattACTAATAAGCCAATGACTGGCTACTAATATAGTAACCATATTTCAACTGGTAACTCAGAAACTAAAAATATTATCAATCAATTACTGAACTAGAAAGAAcagcaaaaacaaaaaatattataataacttAACAATCATAATCTAGTAATATAATAGTAAACAGTTACAAATATTTTTAGTAATATGAAAGTAGCTGGTTACTAACTCAAGAAAATCATAAACATGACACTAATCACTTAGTAAATGAAATAATCATTAATAAGATACTAAGCAAACACAAACAACAAATACTAGTTATTAAACTAGAACAAAACTAcactaataatataattaacatgtGACTAACCaattaaaaatgaaaatcaagCATAAAAACACTAATGAATAAACTTTAAATCGTGATTTTTTTTGAGTAAATACTattttggatcttgtgttttgcaaaagttactgATCGACctatgtgttttgttaaatgacaattcaaacTCTGCGTTttgcaaaataaaacaaaagagtaCCTTATAcctaattttggtaaaaaaaataataattataagatcaattataAGGTCGTTAGTGATGCGATGAGTTCAGAGAAGCAAGGAAAGTGGTGGATGGGCAGAGAATGAaagattatatttgaatttttttgaccaaaatttggtATAAGatattattttgttctattttgtaaaacacatggtccgaattgtcatttaacaaaacaaatgGTCTTATTGGTAATTTTTGCAAAACACATGAttcaaaatggtatttaccattttttttctttcttaccATTAAAAATATTGTAGTACAAAGGACACAATACAAGAGAGAATCTCTTCCAACCAAATAAATTTATTATCCATCAAAAGTTCATGTTTGGCTAGTCCACTAGCTACAAGAGAGCATTACACAAACTAGAGAGACGCCTAGAATGACATATAATAAGCTAAGGATAAAACCTCACCATGAGGAAAACTATTTATGAGACAAAATAGCTAGAACTACCATCTCAACATCACTTTTCTTAACGGAGACAATAAAACTAATGTGGAGAAACCAATGTAGACTAAAAGATAGCGCCAAAGCCTCAACTTCTCTTAGAGTGAAGTATCACACATAGGAGTTGTTTGGTACGAGATAAAGTGAAGTTGagaatgaaaaaataaaacactTTCTATGTCAGGTTCAATTTCTTAGGGGGTAAAGTTAATAAGTTTTTGTGGGTCTCACATGTAagtgtttggtatgaggtaaaATAAATATGAGAATAAGAATCTAAAACACTTCCTCCTATGTTTGGTTTAATTTCTTAGgagtaaaattaataattttcgtGAGTCCCACatgtattataaaaataaaatgaacTAATTTATATACTTGAGTTTAATAAGATACGCAAGGGAAGGGAAGGGAAGCCATCATAGACTCCAATAATGGCACCCACTCTAATAATATTACCTTCCGCATTTATAGGTGGAAGTTGCCAACTAATCTATAAATAAATCACGTTATtgtgtatataaaatatatatgttgGAATCattactcttatttttatactcaattaaaataaataaaatgtataaaaataaataaatgtaaaatattaagaataatatacCAACTAAATTAATGCAATACACTAAttaacattaaaataaataaataaataaatgtattttaGCTAAATAATGCTTCTGACTTTGTGTTTTGTTTCTTTTTAAATTGACTTTTTTTATAATAAAGAAAATTGAACAAAAAATAATTCTTATAAAAAATTTAGTCAAacatagttttttttaatatccAAAATGACCCCAGATTATACACTAATTGAGCtaaattaaataatttgaaataaaataaaattgacttaattagttttatttaactaaaaaaatgaaaagagtgtatttaattaaaaaacttcCTAAATCTCTAACAAAAATTATGTTTGTTTATATGCTATGCGTGTGTTCTTTTTTTCTTAAAGGGAGTTTATACTTTATATGGTAAGTTTTGAAACAGCTAGATATGagataatataatatttaattaactATTAAAGTGTatagtaatatatattataattataaggaACGAATAcaactcatttttttttttttgacacaggtgcatcatttttctattttcggtACCTGAATTAATATAgtcctaaatttttttatataatggtgTACATTGtaaatatttagaatatcctacaaatttaaaaaaaattatgaatagtttacgaagTCGAAAACAGGGTTCAAACAATCAAATTTTATACGCATACACAAAAAAATAGGCATgcgtgcaacagacagtttagatatattttcggtaccataatttatttagaatttcttgaaaatttctaagatgttctagatagctataatgtatactattatataaatttttttggaATTATATCTATTCAGgtgccaaaaataaaaaaaataatgcacCAATCTTATAAAAAAAAGAATGCCACGTAGTCGCTcacatataattattaatatttatatttatataatgagAAAATGAGACATCCTAGGCGGCTAGTGGAAGTCGTACCTAAGCCATAGTTTAtaaaatattacattatattatattatattatacgtTTACATTAATGGGTAACGCGTATTCTCTCTTCTCCTCTCcacccattttttatttttattaattcctTAAGACTTAATACTTGGCACTTACAATGGTTCATTAAATTCgtttttattttcttcttatttgactttttttttcttattattatttttgggtttttggaagTTGAGGCAAGAATAATGTGAAGAGTTGCTATTCCTATTCGTACAATAAATCTTATTATAATAGCAATAAGAATTTGCAATTAAAACACAGAATCAGAAAAGCAGTTTCATAAAGCATAtgctttaaaataaataattatcaaTCAATCTTGCCACTcatcttattaaaaaaaaactttatcacaaattttttacttttgattaacaaaaaaaaaaaaacacattaaaATCAGATTTTGCTCATACCCCTTTTAATCTCTTGGCAATCTTTTTCTTTAAAGTAAAATCAATTAAAAGAATAGTGTCGGAGATCTAAAATAGTTATATTAGAATTGTGTGCATGTGAGAGATGAGATCCCAAGAATGATATCAAAGGTGCCACTTTTGCACTACAAATGGAATAAATTTTACATcattatttctttttttaatCTTTAATTAATGTACCTATAAAAGAATTCACATTTCtaacattttaaataataatagaaaaaaatcAAGTTAAAAATATTATTGTAGGTTATATTGAATATAGTAAGATCACACTATATAATGTACATGTATGACTGTGTTAGGGGCATTAAAAACAAAAACTTTTTTGATCAGTTTTGTGTGTACCCAACAAACGTTACTGGAACAAAACTTCATAGCAAGACAGGAAATCGATTGTAGAACAACAATTTAAGGTTGCTAGCAAAGATTGTTACACAAAAATCAAATGACATTAACAAACTACACAGTACACACCAATTAGAACcacagttaaaaaaaattaaataaataaattacaccCATTGCTGCTTTGTGGCCTCCATTCTCTCCAACAAGCCTGCAATTTCAGCTTGCATTCTTATCTTCATGTTGTAATAATCACAGTGCGAGTTTTCCAAAATCTTCAGCTCATCTAGTTTCTTCCTTCGCCTATCCTCTGTCTCTTGCAAGCAGAGTTTGGAGAGCTTCTCGGCATGTTCTCCTTCTAACTTCTCGGTGGTTGCCCTGATCATTCGATGGTATTCCTCTGCGTCCCTCCTCGCTTCATCTGCTTTACTCTGGAACATCCTAGCTTCTGCCTCCTTGACTCGCACTATGCTTTCTAAACTGTCGAACCCATCTGGTTTAGATATGGAGCCGAATCTAAAGTCATCGTCAGAGCTTATGATCGAAGATTTGTGGTCACTGAGACGGAGATCGTTTGATATTACATCACGTTGTAAACTAGAACTCATGTTGTAAGGTGCATACTTTGCTGCTAGTGATGTGGATTGCGGAATAGCAGTGGTCTCTTTTCTGACAGAGCTTTGAGTCTTCGAAGACAACTCTTTTGAGGTTATAACAGAAGATGAAAATTCCGACATGCTATCTGTGTCTGCAAGGGAAAAACCTTCAGTGTCAGATTCACCCATGTAGAATAGCTATTTCTATAAAATGTACACTATAAAAGATAGAAATATGCTATCAAaaatcatgaatcatcagagtaATAGTCATCTTTAAGGTGAACCTAAATTTATTTCACAGATACTAGACTGATATGTCCCATTAAAGAAATATAAATCAGAGGCAGGGATTGTGGTTCAGAATACTCCAGTTATAGCAgaatctttaattttaattataacaaGAAACATCACATCGTAATACCATAATTCAGTTACAGAAATAGACCATAAGTAGACTGGAAACTCAGCTAACTTATGTAAATATGTAAATAACATTGTTGTGCACTTTTTCCAGAGTGTCTTAGAGCACATAGTTCACTGTTACACAAAATACACAGATCCATTTCAAATCTTGCTAAGCTAAAAAGATAAAGCCACAAAGGTGGCCTGCCCAGCACTTGACAAATCCTTAGCCCTTGTAACTCTTTACAAGATATTCCAATAGAAAATATAATTCTTCCCCATTAAAAGATATAGAATCCAAGAATAAcctctctttttctttcaaaGATAGAGGATGTCCTACAATGTGCATCCTTGCACGGCTTTCGAGAAAAAAATGATCATAAAAGTGAATTCTCCTTGTGCTGCTTAAATATATAGTAGAGTTAATCAAGTATCCCTAATTTTTTAAACACATTGCATTCTTTTCCTCCCCACAAAAATACCCTTTAATGTATAACCTTTTCCTATCATTTCCATTCCTCCAGCTCCAAATACCTTTATCTGATCTAGTGTGCATATTTTATGTCTCAGTCTGGTGGTGTTATATCGAAATATCCAGTGCCACAGACCAAGTCCTGAAAAACTTATACATACTAACAATTGGTTCTGATTATATAATACAATATATCACTGTTTTTGTGGCATAATAATAGATACTGTATCTACCaaatgaaattttaaaatttggTTTATCAGCTTTGATGAAACCATAATCAATTACGCTTAATGACTTCCCCACTTCTTATCAGTAACAAAGAAGTTCATCACCTACCTATGTAATCCCAGTTATGCTCTAAAACAAATGACATTTCAGTATGGCAGAAGTGAAATACAAAAAATTAATGTATGCAGGCTAGAAAAAGACAGAAAATTTGAGACTTACTGTTGAAGAATTGAATAATGAAACTGCAGGCATCCGTAGGAGACATAAATTTATTTGCCAATTTAGAAATGATCTCATCAGCCTTATTGTGTAACTCCTTGCCTTTGAAATCATCACTTCCCCTGAAAATCTTCCTAACACAATCAAGCTCCTTGACCAAGTTTTCAAGACCCCAATCCTTGGCACAACAGAGAAACACATCCTTAACAAACCCAAACATTTCAGAAGCATGATCACAACAAATGCAATGAAATTGCATCTCAGTAGTCCCAGAAGGACCCTTCAAGCTTGGACCTGGTCTGATAAGATTCCTTTGAATGCCACAAGAGGCATGGCACCAGTGAGAACAAACATCACACCCAACCCAGCTACAAGTATTGCTAGCATAGTCAAATTTAAAGCATACAGGACACATACATGAACTGCAAAATCCTTTATTCTCAGAACATATCTTGCAGTCACAATCATCAACGGGCAATAAACTCTTGCAATTCACATTCTTACATCTCACGGACAAGAAAGTCTCTACCAACTCGACTGGGGGGAGGCGGTTTTTGACTGACAAAAAGCTCCCAAGACCAAACTTTACAGCAACCAAAATTTCCAACTGATCCTTTTGGCACTTCGTCAGAGTTTCCTTAGTGAGATCAGACCTTCTCTTGAGCCGGTTCTGGAGATATTCAAGCTCATCTTTCTTATCAGCCATGGAGATAAGATTCCTCAAGTATTCCTTGGTTGACAAGAGTGTTTCATCTGAAAGTTCCTGAATTGTTTGAGCCATTGCAGGGACAGACTCACTCACAATTTCCCTGAGAATTCTCTCGGGTTTAGACACCTTCCTGGGTCTCCCACCATCAACCCCCTCCAAACCTCTCAAACTCTCAGAAGCTTTTCCTCTGGAATCCCCAGACTGGGTATCCATCCTTAGCCTCGCCGGAAGCTCAGATGGGAAAAAAGAATGGTTATTATCAGAACTGGTAGTCTTATGCAGACTGCTGTTGTTATTATTACAAGAATCCTTTCGATTATTACCTTGCATCAATGCAAAAAGCCCACTACCGCCATGATTAGACAAAGCCACTCCATCACCAACCGGCTTGAAGCGACTGTGAACAGACCCATTAGTCCCCTCCCCACAATTCCAAATTTGGTCATCTTTCCCAACCGAATACTCGTAGTTCTCAGTCGAATTTCGAGTGAGAGAGCAGCTGGGATTGTGAGAAAAAGGGTGAGAATGCGAGTACGAAAGCGAAGCGTTGGTGTAGTCGTTGGAGTATGTGGTTTGAGTGTTAGAAGACGGTGCCAGAGATTGAAAACTTCGGGTAGGCCTGGATCGAGTCGGGTGGTTTTCACCACCATTTTGTAGAGCATTCGAAGCTGTAAGCGAGAGCGAGACCTCAGGCAAAGCTAGAGAAAGATTAAGAGTCTCAAGCTTCGGCCTTTTGTCACGATTCTCTCTCTCAACACcattatcatcttcttcttcctctacCTCCATTTCTCGCTTCGAAGAATTCAGCCTGTTCTCGTTCAAATTGAGAAAATCTCTCTCGACCCATTTGTCACCTTGGATTGAGTTCTCGGAAACAACGACTTCCTTCCCTTTGTAATTACTACTCCCCCCTTTGTCGAACGAATTCAACAGATTTTTCCCGGTAAAGTCTTTCTCGAGAAAAGCCTGTTTGGAAGAACTATTATTATTAGCATTACTGTGACTGTTAAAATCACAGAGATAGCTTAAAGTCAGCTCTTGGGAGCCCGAGTTGCCAAATTTAGAGGCTCTTGATTGAAACCCATCAGAACCCATCTCCGATTCCCTGAGAAAACCCATACCCTTGTCGAGAAAACCCATTTTCTTATCTGGGTTGTTCTTGTTTCGCTCAGAAGAAAACCGCGTCAGCTTACTCACAGAGCTCTCATCCATGGTGTTCATACTATTAGTTAGATCTTTATCGCCGCCAAACATGGCCCTGCGGGGTTTTATTACACAGCAAAAACAACAACAAGGAACCTTACAGGCCTAGAGAAAGAGAGAAACTCCCAGGCGAgcgagagagggagagaagagaaaaAGTAGGAGCAGCAACCGGGAAGGAGAGAGGAAAGGCAAGAAGGGCAATTTCGTAAATTCAAATGAGCATTTGTGGCTTTTTTGAGCTAATCTGACTTGATTCTTCAACCCACTATAGCCGATAACGGCTGTTTTTTCATGCGTTTACACGAATAACAGCACTAGATGCTTTTCTACTGAAATGACCTATTTGACCCTCTCAGTTCAATAATTTTACAAAGTGTCATTTGACCGCCTCTTTTTTAGGGAGAAGAAAGAAGAGtacaactttattttttttttaatttttttaaaataatgataaattattatcCTTCTTATTTTATCAT
It includes:
- the LOC133824410 gene encoding protein OBERON 3 yields the protein MFGGDKDLTNSMNTMDESSVSKLTRFSSERNKNNPDKKMGFLDKGMGFLRESEMGSDGFQSRASKFGNSGSQELTLSYLCDFNSHSNANNNSSSKQAFLEKDFTGKNLLNSFDKGGSSNYKGKEVVVSENSIQGDKWVERDFLNLNENRLNSSKREMEVEEEEDDNGVERENRDKRPKLETLNLSLALPEVSLSLTASNALQNGGENHPTRSRPTRSFQSLAPSSNTQTTYSNDYTNASLSYSHSHPFSHNPSCSLTRNSTENYEYSVGKDDQIWNCGEGTNGSVHSRFKPVGDGVALSNHGGSGLFALMQGNNRKDSCNNNNSSLHKTTSSDNNHSFFPSELPARLRMDTQSGDSRGKASESLRGLEGVDGGRPRKVSKPERILREIVSESVPAMAQTIQELSDETLLSTKEYLRNLISMADKKDELEYLQNRLKRRSDLTKETLTKCQKDQLEILVAVKFGLGSFLSVKNRLPPVELVETFLSVRCKNVNCKSLLPVDDCDCKICSENKGFCSSCMCPVCFKFDYASNTCSWVGCDVCSHWCHASCGIQRNLIRPGPSLKGPSGTTEMQFHCICCDHASEMFGFVKDVFLCCAKDWGLENLVKELDCVRKIFRGSDDFKGKELHNKADEIISKLANKFMSPTDACSFIIQFFNNTDSMSEFSSSVITSKELSSKTQSSVRKETTAIPQSTSLAAKYAPYNMSSSLQRDVISNDLRLSDHKSSIISSDDDFRFGSISKPDGFDSLESIVRVKEAEARMFQSKADEARRDAEEYHRMIRATTEKLEGEHAEKLSKLCLQETEDRRRKKLDELKILENSHCDYYNMKIRMQAEIAGLLERMEATKQQWV